From the genome of Rhizobacter sp. AJA081-3:
GCTGGTCTGCGACATCGAGCTCTTCTCGCAGGCCCACTACCGCAGCAGCATCGACGGGCAGACGCAGATCGATCCGCTGTGGAAGGACGTCTTCCTGTTTCACTGGAAGGAGGAGTCGCAGCACGCGATCGTCGACGAGATCGAGTGGCAGCGCGAAGACCGCAAGCTCGACGGCGCTCAGCGGGACCGCGCCGTCGACGAACTCATCGGCCTGGTGGGCGCCGTCGACGGCATCGTGCAGATGCAGGCCCAGGCCGACGCCGACTACTTCACGGCGGTGGCAGGCCGCGCGTTCGATGGCCCGCAGCGGCAGGCGATCCACGCCACGCTGCTCGGCGCCTACCGGTGGCAGTACATCGTCAGCGGCGTGCAGGATCCGCGCTTCCTGGAACTGCTCGGCTCGATGATCAATGCCGATCAAGGCGCCCGCATCAACGCCGCGTTGGCCCCGATCGTCGGCACCGTGCATTGAACCGGCCCGATGGACGTGCAGGCGGGCCGTTCGGGCAACGGCCCCGCAGCCGCGTGCCGCTGCTCCCCGCGCCGTGCCTCACTCGGCCGGCACGAAGATCCACATCAGCACGTAGAGCAGCAGCCCGGCCCCGCCGAAGAGCAGCAGCATCGCGAAGATCAGGCGCCAGACCCAGGACTCCACGCCCGTGGGCTGCGCCAGGCCGCCGCAGACGCCGGCGATCCAGCGGTCGCTGCGGCTGCGCCGCAGCGCGTTGACGGCCTTCACATAGGGATCGCTGCCCTGCGCACTGCCGGGGTGCAGCAAGCGCTCCTTGGCGCGGGTGTACTCGTCGTCCGTCAGCGCCCCGCGCTGGTGAAGTTCGGACAGCTTGCCCAGTTCGTCGCTCAGTGACATGGCCGGTTCCTTTCGGATCGATGCAGCGCGAGAGTGTCACCCGGCAGATGGGGCCGGCGTGATCTGAGACAAGAGCCTCCGGCCCGATCGGAATATCATCATCGGCTGATACAACGTTCCCGAGACCGCAACATGTCCCGTTCCGCTGCTCCCTTTTCGCGCCGCATCCTGCTCAAGTCGCTGGCCGCGCTCGGCCTGCTGGGCAGCCTGGTGGCGGCGGATGCTTCCGACACCCTGTCGGTGAGCCTGGACACGGCCCGCGCCGAGTTCGAGGCCGGGCGCGTCGTGCTGATCGACATCCGCGAGCCGAACGAGCACGCCACCGGCGTGGCCCGCGGCGCGCGCCTGCTGCCGATGAGCCAGCTCGGCCAGCGCCTGGGCGAGATCTCCACCGACCCCAAGCAGCCCGTGCTGCTGATCTGCAATACGCAGAACCGCTCCAGCCGCACGCTCAAGGCCTTGCGCGAGCGTGGCTACGGCCATGTGCGCTACGTCGAGGGCGGCATGAGCGAATGGGCCCGCCGCGGCTGGCCGATGGTCAAGCCCGGCCTCTGAGCGCGCGCCTGCCGGCCGCCCCGGCTTATGCCCGGGGCGAGATAGCTTAGAAGCTCTGCGTCGTTGCCCGGCGCGCGGGGCCTGCCGAGAATGGTCGATTGCCATCGGCGACCCGACCATGAACTTCCAGCAACTGCGCGCCGTGCGCGAAACCGCCCGCCTGGGCTTCAACCTCACTGAGGTGGCCGCCGCGCTGCACACCTCGCAGCCCGGCGTGAGCCGGCAGATCCGCGAGCTGGAAGACGAACTCGGCATCGAGATCTTCGTGCGCGCCGGCAAGCGCCTGACCGGCCTCACGCCACCGGGCGAAGCGGTGCTGCCCATCGTCGAGCGGCTGCTGCTCGATGCCGACAACCTCAAGCGTGTCGGCGAGGACTTCACGGCGCAGAACGCCGGCCGCCTGTCGATCGCGGCGACGCACTCGCAGGCGCGCTATGCGCTGCCCACGGTGGTGCGCGACTTCCGCCAGGTCTACCCGCAGGTCACGCTGGAGCTGCATCAGGGCTCGCCGCGACAGGTGGCGGCGATGCTGCTGTCGGGCGAAGCCGACATCGGCGTGGCCACCGAGGCGCTGGCGCAGTACGAGCAGCTCGTCGCCCTGCCCTGCTACCGCTGGACGCACAGCATCGTCGTGCCGCCCGGCCACGAGCTGCTGCAGAGCGAAGGCCCAGTCACGCTGCAGCAACTGGCGCGGCACCCGATCATCACCTACGAAGCCGGCTACACCGGCCGCACGCACATCGACGAGGCCTTCGCGAAGGCCGGCCTGAAGCCGGGCATCGTGCTCAGCGCGATGGACGCCGACGTGATCAAGACCTACGTCGAGCTGGGCATGGGCGTGGGCATCGTCGCCTCGATCGCCTTCGACGCAGAGCGCGACCGCACGCTGCGCGCTCTCGACGCGCGGCACCTGTTCGAGGTGAACCTGACGCGCCTGGCCATCCGACGCGGCACCTGGCTGCGCGGCTATGTGTACGCCTTCATCGAGTCTTTCGCGCCGACGCTGACGCGGGTTGCGGTGCAGCGCGCATTGGCCGGCGAGGCCATCGAAGACTGAGCGGCACTGGCTGTTTCCGGACCTTGGGCGACATTCACGAAGGTCCGCATTGACGGGCGCGCGGACAGGCGGTCCGGGTATGCGCTCTCCGGCCCACGCTCGCGGGCGACCACCGAGGACCGCCACGTGCTGCCTCGTCAACACCGCCTTCGGCCTGCATGCGCCTGGGCGACCGCGAATGGGGCCTGCGATCGCACACCCGAACCACCTGCCCCACAACCATCGAGGTTCTCGTGGCGGCAGGCCACCGCGGATGCCGGCAGGGCGGCGGTGGTACCCGCGGGCGCAGGCCCCATTCGCGGTCGCCCTGGCGAGGGCATGGCACACCGGGTGTTGATGCGGCCACGGTGGCGGCCCGCGGAGGCCGCCCGCGAGCGTGGGCCGGAGAACGCGGGTACCGCCGTCGACCTGCGACCATGCCCGCTGCACGTAAAGCAGACCCGCGAAGACCGCAACGGGCCGCCAACCGCCGGCCGCTCGCTCTGCTTCCAGAGTCATCGAGCGCAGGTGGGTGCAGGCGTCTTCAGATCATCGCGGCCGGGTCGTGCAATGGCTCCTCGGCGAAGCGGGTTACCTTGCGCGGCCGTAGGTGCACCGCCGAGCCGGGCTTCAGGCCCAGGCGGTCGCGCAGCGCCACGTACTCGGCGCGCGGCAGCTCCACGTCGACGTAACCCGACTCGCTTCCATCCACACTCAGGCGCTTGAACTCCAGCCGCGTGTTCGGGCCCACGGTCAGCGCCTGCGCCAGCGTCACCGCCAGCGAGCCCTCCTCCGCCACCTCGACGATCTGCAGCTCGTGCGGGCGCACGTAGCTCACCTCGCCATCCTTCGATCCCGGCCCGTGGCCGAAGCGGCCATGGAACAGGTTCACGTCGCCGAGGAACTGCAACACGAAGGGCGTGGCCGGGTTGTCGTAGACCTCGTCGGGTGTGCCCTGCTGCTCAATGCGGCCCTCGTTCATCACGACGATGCGGTCGGCGACTTCCATCGCCTCTTCCTGGTCGTGGGTGACGAACACGCTGGTCACGTGCACCTCGTCGTGCAGGCGGCGCAGCCAGCGGCGCAGCTCCTTGCGCACCTTGGCATCGAGCGCGCCGAACGGCTCGTCGAGCAGCAGCACCCTGGGCTCCACGGCCAGCGCACGCGCGAGCGCGATGCGCTGGCGCTGGCCGCCGCTGAGCTGGTGCGGGTAGCGGTCGGCGATCCAGTCGAGCTGCACGAGCTTGAGCAGCTCGGTGACTTTCGAGGTGATCTCCTTCTCCGACGGCCGCGTCGCCTTGGGCCGCACGCGCAGGCCGAAGGCGACGTTCTCGAAGATCGTCATGTGCGCGAACAGCGCGTAGTGCTGGAACACGAAGCCCACCTGGCGCTCGCGCACGTTGGTGTTCGTCGCATCGGCGCCGTGGAACAGCACCGTGCCCGAGTCCGGCACTTCCAGCCCCGCGATGATGCGCAGCAGCGTCGTCTTGCCCGATCCCGAGGGCCCGAGCAGCGCCACCAACTCGCCGGCCGGGATGTCGAGGTTCAGGTTGTCGCAGACGACGGTCTGGCCGAAGCGCTTGTTGAGGTTTCTGACTTCGATGCTCATGGCTTCACTCCGCGCGGTCGCCCGCGACACGCTTCTGCGCCTTCACGCGTTGCTCGACCGCGTACTTCAGCACCAGGGTCACCAGCGCCAGCAGGGCCAGCAGCGAGGCCACGGCGAAGGCCGCGGCGAACTGGTATTCGTTGTAGAGGATCTCGATGTGCAGCGGCATGGTGTTGGTCTGGCCGCGGATGTGGCCCGAGACCACGCTGACCGCGCCGAACTCGCCCATCGCCCGCGCGTTGCACAGGATCACGCCGTAGAGCAGTGCCCATTTCACGTTGGGCAGCGTGACGCGCCAGAAGATCGGCCAGCCGCCCGCGCCGAGCACGCGCGCGGCCTCTTCCTGCTCGGTGCCCTGCGCCTGCATCAGCGGAATCAGCTCGCGCGCCACGAAGGGGAAGGTCACGAACACGGTGGCCAGCACGATGCCGGGCACGGCGAAGATCACCTTCAGGTCGTTGTCGCGCAGCCACTCGCCGAACCAGCCCTGCAGGCCGAACACCAGCACGTAGATCAGGCCGGCGATCACCGGGCTCACCGAGAACGGCAGGTCGATCAGCGTGAGCAGCACGTTCTTGCCGCGGAACTCGAACTTGGCGATGCACCAGGCCGCGGCGATGCCGAACACCAGGTTCATCGGCACGCTGATGGCCGCGGCGATCAGCGTCAGCTTCACGGCCGAGAGCGCGTCGGGCTCGACGATCGCGGCGAGGTAGACGTCCCATCCCTTCTTCAGCGCCTCGGCGAAGACGATCGCCAGCGGCACGAACAGGAAGAAGCCGAGGAAGGCCAGCGCCACGCCGATCAGCGTCCACTTCACCCAGGCTGGTTCGGTGGTGGCCTTCATCGCCCCTGCCTCGCTCGGGTCCAGGCCTGCAAGCCGTTGATCGCCAGCAGCAGCACGAAGGCCGCCACCAGCATCACCACCGCGATCGCCGTGGCGCCCTGGTAGTCGTACTGCTCGAGCTTGGTGATGATGAGCAGCGGCGTGATCTCGCTGACCATCGGCATGTTGCCGGCGATGAAGATCACCGAGCCGTATTCACCCAGCGCACGCGCGAAGGCGAGCGCGAAGCCGGTGAGCAGCGCCGGCGTGAGGATCGGGAAGATCACCTTGGTGAAGGTCTGCCAGCGGTTCGCGCCCAGCGTGGCGGCGGCCTCCTCGATCTCCTTCTGCAGGTCCTCCAGCACCGGCTGCACGGTGCGCACCACGAAGGGAAGGCCGATGAAGGTCAGCGCCACGAACACGCCGATCGGCGTGAAGCTCACCTTGAAGGGCAGGACCTGGCCGATCCAGCCGTTGCCGGCGTACAGCGCCGTCAGCGCGATGCCGGCCACCGCCGTGGGCAGCGCGAAGGGCAGGTCGACCAGCGCGTCGATCACGCGGCGGCCCGGGAACTCGTAGCGCACCAGCACCCAGGCGACGATCAGGCCGAAGAAGGCGTTGACCAGCGCGGCGGCCAGCGAGGCACCGA
Proteins encoded in this window:
- a CDS encoding sulfate/molybdate ABC transporter ATP-binding protein, whose amino-acid sequence is MSIEVRNLNKRFGQTVVCDNLNLDIPAGELVALLGPSGSGKTTLLRIIAGLEVPDSGTVLFHGADATNTNVRERQVGFVFQHYALFAHMTIFENVAFGLRVRPKATRPSEKEITSKVTELLKLVQLDWIADRYPHQLSGGQRQRIALARALAVEPRVLLLDEPFGALDAKVRKELRRWLRRLHDEVHVTSVFVTHDQEEAMEVADRIVVMNEGRIEQQGTPDEVYDNPATPFVLQFLGDVNLFHGRFGHGPGSKDGEVSYVRPHELQIVEVAEEGSLAVTLAQALTVGPNTRLEFKRLSVDGSESGYVDVELPRAEYVALRDRLGLKPGSAVHLRPRKVTRFAEEPLHDPAAMI
- a CDS encoding CysB family HTH-type transcriptional regulator, with amino-acid sequence MNFQQLRAVRETARLGFNLTEVAAALHTSQPGVSRQIRELEDELGIEIFVRAGKRLTGLTPPGEAVLPIVERLLLDADNLKRVGEDFTAQNAGRLSIAATHSQARYALPTVVRDFRQVYPQVTLELHQGSPRQVAAMLLSGEADIGVATEALAQYEQLVALPCYRWTHSIVVPPGHELLQSEGPVTLQQLARHPIITYEAGYTGRTHIDEAFAKAGLKPGIVLSAMDADVIKTYVELGMGVGIVASIAFDAERDRTLRALDARHLFEVNLTRLAIRRGTWLRGYVYAFIESFAPTLTRVAVQRALAGEAIED
- a CDS encoding rhodanese-like domain-containing protein yields the protein MSRSAAPFSRRILLKSLAALGLLGSLVAADASDTLSVSLDTARAEFEAGRVVLIDIREPNEHATGVARGARLLPMSQLGQRLGEISTDPKQPVLLICNTQNRSSRTLKALRERGYGHVRYVEGGMSEWARRGWPMVKPGL
- a CDS encoding PspC domain-containing protein is translated as MSLSDELGKLSELHQRGALTDDEYTRAKERLLHPGSAQGSDPYVKAVNALRRSRSDRWIAGVCGGLAQPTGVESWVWRLIFAMLLLFGGAGLLLYVLMWIFVPAE
- the cysW gene encoding sulfate ABC transporter permease subunit CysW — protein: MKATTEPAWVKWTLIGVALAFLGFFLFVPLAIVFAEALKKGWDVYLAAIVEPDALSAVKLTLIAAAISVPMNLVFGIAAAWCIAKFEFRGKNVLLTLIDLPFSVSPVIAGLIYVLVFGLQGWFGEWLRDNDLKVIFAVPGIVLATVFVTFPFVARELIPLMQAQGTEQEEAARVLGAGGWPIFWRVTLPNVKWALLYGVILCNARAMGEFGAVSVVSGHIRGQTNTMPLHIEILYNEYQFAAAFAVASLLALLALVTLVLKYAVEQRVKAQKRVAGDRAE
- the cysT gene encoding sulfate ABC transporter permease subunit CysT, producing MIFSRLLRTRHSVLPGFDLALGFTLLYLGFIVLVPLSAAFMKTFTMTWPAFWDAVSSPRVVASYRLTFGASLAAALVNAFFGLIVAWVLVRYEFPGRRVIDALVDLPFALPTAVAGIALTALYAGNGWIGQVLPFKVSFTPIGVFVALTFIGLPFVVRTVQPVLEDLQKEIEEAAATLGANRWQTFTKVIFPILTPALLTGFALAFARALGEYGSVIFIAGNMPMVSEITPLLIITKLEQYDYQGATAIAVVMLVAAFVLLLAINGLQAWTRARQGR